ACCTCCAGAACTGATGACCGGACAGTTGCTTGCTTCTGGCAGAAATCGAGCAAACCACAAGAATGAGCAAATTCTCAATGatgattttattgatgatcattaaattaaaaaattgcacCGACCTGAAGCTCTTCTGGACTGTTTTCTTCGAGGATTACACCAAGCAAGCGACATGTTACCTGAACAGTTAAGTTATGAAGGAAGAATTTAGTCGTGACAGACAATGTCATGATTTAGTTAAAAGAAGATGAATTCCGACTCTTTATATTACTGCAAAATGTGAAACTTAGCAACCAGTTATAGCCTTTCACCTTTGCAGCATATAGAATCTTAAATTAAGCTCTGGCCATTCCTAACTTATCGAGCTCTATTAACTCTCGAATGTATTGTACCCAAAATAGACGTAGAAACACCTCTTCGCtccaaaagaaatcaaaatatataggaTATCAATAAACCAAATCCCAAATAGGAATAGTGGGAACTAATATGAAATGCATATTCGAATTTCAACCAACCCATCTGACATCCTCTAAACTAGAACTATAAAAACGCAAACTTCACAACTGGAAAAGGCATACTTTTCAAACTATGACCATATACACGCTAATTGATCAATTGATAAAACAATGGAAGCCCACGTAAAGAAATGTGTTAGTATAACTTGTACACAAACCACTAATATCAATTAACAGATTTGTAGTCAGTTACTAAGAGAAGGGGCAGACAATACAAAAGTGGCTTGCATATGAAATAAGACCACAAAGTGTTTCTTACATTACCTTTCTTCCTTCACTCAGCCTTTGCCTCACTATTTGGCTGAGAGTTGGCTGCATTTCCACAACAAcgaaaaacaaatcaagattTGAGAACATCATacaaaactaaagaaaatcAGACCGAACATCTATAAAACTACCTTCACCGGCTGAAATAACTCATCAATAACATTTTGGGTAGTGGGATCTTCTGGAGGGGTGAAAACCTCAGACGACGAGCCTGCATTTTCACTTGCACGACTATTAACATCAGAGCTACTAGCTGATGATGCCTGTCTTTTAGGTTGCCTTCGTTGTGGCCCTCTAGGTGCTCTTAAGAGTCTCCAAGTAAAAATTATTGCTAATGCCAGCCCTGCTACAGCCCCAAAAGATCGTGAATCCTGCAGTCAATTCAACAAAATCGATAATCTTTTCCATTTATAGCAAACTCAATGCTAAAAACGCAAACATTGCAAATAAACAACAATATGCATGGAGGTAACAATTAATCCATTCTCTAAGCATTGCAAGGGAAAAAGAAATGCTCAACAGAAAAGCTCGAGTCTTGTACAACAAGCCAGGCCACTCTTCATGTTCTTGAcgttttttaaattgttaaacCGTCGACTGAATGACTAGACTGACTGGCTGGTGGAAGGATGAACACTTGGCCGACTATATTCCAAGAAACATAGTTCAAACTAATAATCATTTGCCATATTACTAAATCTGAAACGTCCATTATTCGACCTGCAACATGTAATACTCCgtttataacaaattttctttgaagtattctctctttttgagGGGTGTTTATAGTAAATTATCTTTAAGCTATCCACATCAACGAGAACAACACACAATCTACTTTCTTATAAACTAATCTATAATGAAGAGATTGAGTTTGAGCTTTCTAGGACAAACTTCAACTGATAAAATCTAATAACTCTAATTACATTTTTCTGCAATTCTCTTCATATCCACAAATTTATACATTCACACCACAATATTTCAACTCAAGGAATCAATTTCACTCCCTAAACccataaaaccaaaattgcATACGTAAAATtggaagaaatataaaaataaaaacttggAAGCTTATATACACTCTAAAGCCCAATTCTcaaagaaattcaagaaaaataattacaaaaaatagaaaaaatcaaaacgaACCAGGCGTCGGAGTAAATTCGAAATCTTGACGGTGAAAAAAGCCCCCACTCGCTTGACCAACTGCAGAAAATCCTCCTTTGAATTTTCAGCCATCGGAATTTGCAGAAACAATGGATGAATTGAATTgatggtaatttttttttaatttgctttTATTCGGAAAGTGAAATTGGGGGAGCTGAAGCTGAAGCTCTTCACAGTAGACTGGGAAAAATAAACAACGAATTTATACATAGATCGAGCAAGAAAGCGATAGGAAGAAGGggcttttgaatttttctgcTTTATACAAAGATAGCATTCCAATTTCCACCGTTTCaactaaattttattctctctcgaCTATATTGGTATTTTAAATATGaggaaagaataaaattggtcttaaatatataaccatatgaatttagtttaaaatatttattttttaaaaattgaactcaaaatatttgaaatcgTTATCGAAGTGGTcctaaacattttaaatcgtTGACAAAGTGGTCCTTTTCGGTAAAAGACTATCGGTCAACGCCtgaataatgaatttttaGCTTAATTAATACGGAGTATACTAATGCACTAgtaggaatgtgatcaaatgaaaactctaaatatggtgcaaactcaaaattataatCTGGAGCATTGAA
The nucleotide sequence above comes from Salvia hispanica cultivar TCC Black 2014 chromosome 5, UniMelb_Shisp_WGS_1.0, whole genome shotgun sequence. Encoded proteins:
- the LOC125186773 gene encoding peroxisome biogenesis protein 22 → MAENSKEDFLQLVKRVGAFFTVKISNLLRRLDSRSFGAVAGLALAIIFTWRLLRAPRGPQRRQPKRQASSASSSDVNSRASENAGSSSEVFTPPEDPTTQNVIDELFQPVKPTLSQIVRQRLSEGRKVTCRLLGVILEENSPEELQKQATVRSSVLEVLLEITKFCDLYLMERVLDDESEKNVLLALENAGVFTSSGLVKDKVLFCSTEIGRTSFVRQLEPDWHIDSNPEITTQLARFIKSQLHVSPEKLERPAANVFTTPSLEQFFA